The following are encoded in a window of Mycobacterium decipiens genomic DNA:
- a CDS encoding arylsulfatase produces MSEDKALVIVAGYQDIDSARHDFQNLTDRAKDKSIPLQGAVLVGKDGEGNPVLVDTGNRLGRRGAAWGAGAGLAIGLFSPALLASAAVGAAAGALAGTFAHHRIKSGLADKIGEALSAGRAVIIAVTEAQGRLKAGQALAGSPMKSVAEISRSTLRSLGAALQEAMGKFNPDRTRLPLPQRSFGGTIGSTMAESVGDWSIVPGPFPPDDAPNVLIVLIDDAGFGGPDTFGGAIRTPTLSRVARNGLTYNRFHVTAICSPTRAALLTGRNHHRVGFGSVCELPGPFPGYSTVKPRSCAALPRILRDNGYVTGAFGKWHLTPDNVQGAAGPFDNWPLGWGFDHFWGFPSGAAGQYDPIISQDNSVIGIPEGSGGKDGRPYYFPDDLTDKAVEWLHTVRAQNAEKPWMLYYSTGATHAPHHVFSEWADKYQGQFDEGWDVYRQKTFERQKQLGIIPPDTELTERPDLFPAWDNLSETQRKLYARQMEVFAGFAENADWNVGRLLDAIEGLGETDNTLVFYIWGDNGASMEGTNTGSFNEMTFLNGLDLDADRQLELIERYGGISALGDEFTAPHFASGWAHANNTPFQWGKQMASHLGGTRDPLVVAWPARIRPDGHVRGQFTHCIDIAPTVLEAVGLPEPTSVDGFEQEPMDGTSFLHTFDDVAAEERHTVQYFENFGSRAIYQDGWWACARLDKAPWDLSPETMQRFAPQNYDPDQDVWELYYLPDDFSQAVNLAARRPDKLAELTQLWWQEAERNRVLPLLGGLAVMFGDLPPLPTTARFSFKGNVQNIQRGMVPRISGRSYAIEARLHVPDSGAEGVIVANADFMGGFAVWVDGQRRLHHTYSFLGVETYRQVSTEPIPTGDVTVRMLFDSARPVAASGGRVTLWANDRLIGEGEMPQTVPLAFTSYAGMDIGRDNGLVVDRDYEDKAPYAFTGTVAEVIFDLKPVHPEAEKALHEHASVQAVGQGAAG; encoded by the coding sequence ATGAGTGAAGACAAGGCGTTGGTCATCGTTGCCGGATACCAGGACATCGATTCGGCTCGGCACGACTTTCAAAACCTTACCGATCGAGCCAAGGACAAGAGCATCCCGCTGCAGGGTGCGGTGTTAGTCGGCAAGGACGGCGAGGGCAATCCCGTCTTGGTCGACACCGGAAACCGACTCGGCCGGCGCGGCGCGGCATGGGGCGCCGGGGCGGGCCTGGCGATCGGTCTGTTCTCGCCTGCGCTGTTGGCCTCGGCAGCGGTTGGCGCCGCGGCGGGAGCATTGGCAGGCACCTTCGCTCACCATCGGATCAAGAGCGGGCTGGCCGACAAGATTGGCGAAGCGCTATCGGCGGGCCGTGCTGTGATCATCGCGGTGACGGAGGCGCAGGGACGCCTGAAGGCGGGACAGGCGTTGGCTGGCTCACCAATGAAATCTGTTGCGGAGATCAGTCGTTCAACGCTGAGAAGCCTGGGTGCAGCGTTGCAAGAGGCGATGGGAAAGTTCAACCCGGACCGCACCCGGCTGCCGCTGCCGCAGCGCAGCTTCGGCGGCACCATCGGAAGCACCATGGCGGAGTCGGTGGGCGACTGGTCGATCGTTCCGGGTCCCTTTCCGCCCGACGACGCACCAAACGTGCTGATCGTGCTGATCGACGACGCCGGGTTCGGCGGCCCGGATACTTTCGGCGGCGCCATCCGGACCCCGACGCTATCCCGAGTGGCACGGAATGGACTGACCTACAACCGTTTCCATGTCACCGCGATATGCTCGCCGACCCGTGCGGCGCTGCTGACCGGACGAAACCATCACCGGGTGGGCTTCGGATCGGTCTGCGAACTCCCGGGCCCATTCCCCGGCTACTCGACGGTCAAGCCGCGTAGCTGCGCCGCGCTGCCGCGAATTCTGCGCGACAACGGTTATGTGACTGGCGCTTTCGGCAAGTGGCATCTGACCCCGGACAACGTCCAGGGAGCGGCGGGGCCGTTCGACAATTGGCCGCTGGGTTGGGGATTCGACCATTTCTGGGGCTTCCCGAGTGGCGCCGCGGGCCAGTACGACCCGATCATCAGTCAGGACAACTCCGTCATCGGCATACCTGAGGGTTCTGGAGGAAAAGACGGTCGCCCCTACTACTTCCCGGACGACCTCACCGACAAAGCCGTCGAGTGGCTACACACCGTGCGAGCGCAGAACGCCGAGAAGCCATGGATGCTGTACTACTCGACCGGTGCCACCCATGCGCCGCACCACGTATTCTCCGAGTGGGCCGATAAGTACCAGGGACAGTTCGACGAGGGCTGGGATGTGTATCGGCAGAAGACATTTGAACGGCAAAAGCAGCTCGGGATCATTCCACCCGACACCGAACTAACCGAGCGCCCCGATCTATTCCCCGCGTGGGACAACTTGTCGGAGACCCAGCGAAAGCTCTATGCCCGCCAGATGGAGGTGTTCGCCGGGTTCGCGGAGAACGCGGACTGGAATGTCGGCCGGCTGCTGGACGCGATCGAGGGTCTCGGCGAGACCGACAACACGCTGGTGTTCTACATCTGGGGCGACAACGGCGCCAGCATGGAGGGCACCAACACCGGTTCGTTCAACGAGATGACGTTCCTCAATGGCCTGGATCTCGACGCCGACCGGCAACTGGAGCTCATCGAACGGTATGGCGGGATCTCCGCACTCGGCGACGAGTTCACCGCACCGCACTTCGCCTCCGGGTGGGCGCACGCGAACAACACCCCATTCCAGTGGGGCAAACAGATGGCCAGCCACCTGGGTGGCACGCGCGATCCCTTGGTGGTCGCCTGGCCGGCCCGGATCCGGCCGGATGGTCATGTTCGTGGCCAGTTCACTCACTGCATCGACATCGCGCCAACCGTGTTGGAGGCCGTCGGTTTACCCGAGCCGACCAGTGTCGACGGCTTCGAGCAGGAACCGATGGACGGAACCAGTTTCCTGCACACCTTCGACGACGTGGCGGCCGAAGAGCGCCACACGGTGCAGTACTTCGAGAACTTTGGTAGCCGCGCCATCTACCAAGACGGTTGGTGGGCGTGTGCTCGGTTGGACAAGGCGCCGTGGGACCTCTCGCCGGAGACGATGCAGCGATTCGCGCCGCAAAACTACGACCCCGACCAGGATGTTTGGGAGCTGTACTACCTCCCCGACGACTTCTCCCAGGCCGTAAACCTGGCCGCCAGGCGTCCGGACAAGCTGGCCGAGCTTACCCAGTTGTGGTGGCAGGAGGCCGAACGAAACCGGGTGCTGCCGCTGCTGGGTGGGCTCGCGGTCATGTTCGGCGATCTGCCGCCCCTTCCCACCACGGCTCGGTTCAGTTTCAAAGGAAACGTGCAAAACATCCAGCGCGGCATGGTCCCACGTATCTCGGGCCGCTCCTACGCGATCGAGGCACGGCTGCATGTCCCCGACAGCGGCGCGGAGGGAGTGATCGTCGCCAACGCCGACTTCATGGGCGGGTTCGCGGTGTGGGTCGACGGACAGCGGCGACTGCACCACACCTACTCCTTCCTGGGCGTCGAGACCTATCGGCAGGTATCCACCGAGCCGATCCCCACTGGTGATGTCACGGTGCGGATGTTGTTTGATTCCGCTCGGCCCGTCGCCGCGTCGGGTGGCCGGGTGACGCTATGGGCCAACGACCGGCTGATCGGCGAGGGTGAGATGCCCCAGACAGTGCCGTTGGCCTTCACGTCGTACGCGGGGATGGACATCGGCCGCGACAACGGCCTGGTCGTCGACCGCGACTATGAGGACAAGGCACCCTATGCGTTCACCGGAACCGTCGCAGAGGTCATCTTCGACCTCAAACCCGTTCACCCTGAAGCGGAAAAGGCGTTGCACGAGCATGCATCTGTCCAAGCGGTCGGACAGGGCGCGGCGGGCTGA
- a CDS encoding alpha/beta hydrolase family esterase: MPWARLLSLAVLVACLGGCGGGRMLAGDGSQVGTFEFGGLTRSYRLHVPPAEPTGLVISLHGGGGTGAGQEALTDFDAVADTADLLVVYPDGYDKSWADGRGASPADRRHLDDVGFLVALAGKLVHDFDIAPGHVFATGMSNGGFMSNRLACERADIFAAIAPVAGTLGVGVKCNPSRPVSVLEAHGTADPLVPFKGGSVRGRGGLSHSISVAGMVDRWRAVDGCAGDPSAEVLPNVGDGTVVHLFDSSSCVAGTEVIFYRIDNGGHTWPGGKQYLPKAVIGPTTRAFDGSQVIAQFFATHGRD; the protein is encoded by the coding sequence ATGCCCTGGGCGCGATTGCTGTCGCTTGCCGTTCTCGTGGCTTGTCTGGGCGGGTGCGGCGGAGGCCGAATGCTGGCTGGCGACGGCAGTCAGGTTGGGACGTTCGAATTCGGAGGCCTGACCCGAAGTTATCGCTTGCACGTGCCTCCCGCTGAGCCCACCGGGCTGGTGATCAGCCTGCACGGTGGCGGCGGCACCGGAGCCGGGCAGGAGGCCCTCACCGATTTCGACGCCGTTGCCGACACCGCCGACCTGCTAGTCGTCTATCCCGACGGCTATGACAAAAGCTGGGCCGACGGGAGAGGGGCATCCCCGGCGGACCGCCGTCATCTCGACGACGTCGGGTTCCTGGTCGCGTTGGCAGGAAAGCTGGTGCACGACTTCGACATTGCTCCCGGGCACGTATTCGCCACCGGCATGTCCAACGGAGGCTTCATGTCCAACCGGTTGGCGTGTGAGCGCGCCGACATCTTCGCCGCGATCGCGCCGGTGGCGGGCACCCTGGGGGTAGGTGTGAAGTGCAACCCGTCGCGGCCGGTGTCGGTGCTGGAGGCACACGGTACCGCCGACCCGCTGGTTCCGTTCAAAGGCGGGTCGGTGCGCGGTCGCGGCGGGCTCAGTCATTCCATCTCGGTTGCGGGCATGGTGGACCGATGGCGGGCGGTCGATGGCTGTGCGGGCGATCCGTCGGCGGAGGTGCTACCCAACGTCGGGGACGGAACCGTTGTGCACCTATTCGATTCCAGCTCATGCGTGGCCGGCACCGAGGTGATCTTCTACCGGATCGACAATGGCGGGCATACCTGGCCGGGCGGCAAGCAGTATCTGCCGAAGGCGGTCATCGGGCCGACCACGCGCGCGTTCGACGGGTCGCAAGTCATTGCGCAGTTCTTCGCCACACACGGGCGCGATTAG
- a CDS encoding RluA family pseudouridine synthase — translation MKAAPLPVRDGLGPARVRLRGGAVLAELSARFGATARAKVLAGEVFDADGAVIDDATVLPSGSSVYLYRDLPDEVPVPFDIPVLHQDGNVVVVDKPHFLATMPRGRHVAQTALVRLRRDLGLPELSPAHRLDRLTAGVLLFTTRRELRGSYQTLFARGLVHKTYLARAAVDPGLALPCVVRSRIVKRRGHLQAVCEPGVPNAETLVELISRDGLYRLTPRTGRTHQLRVHMASLGVPIVGDPLYPNVIPMSDQDLGDFSAPLQLLAQRIEFDDPLTGSHREFVSCRQLGGVSL, via the coding sequence GTGAAGGCCGCGCCGCTGCCGGTCCGTGACGGACTGGGGCCGGCGCGGGTGCGGCTACGCGGTGGAGCGGTACTGGCCGAGCTCAGTGCCCGGTTCGGCGCGACGGCCCGCGCCAAGGTCCTGGCCGGCGAGGTTTTCGACGCCGACGGCGCGGTGATCGACGACGCCACCGTGCTGCCCAGCGGCTCCAGCGTCTACCTCTATCGCGACCTGCCTGACGAAGTGCCGGTGCCTTTCGATATCCCGGTGCTCCACCAAGACGGCAACGTCGTGGTCGTCGACAAGCCGCACTTCTTGGCGACCATGCCCCGGGGGCGGCACGTCGCGCAGACCGCGCTGGTGCGGCTCCGCCGGGACCTGGGATTGCCCGAACTGAGCCCGGCCCACCGGCTGGACCGGCTGACCGCAGGGGTATTGCTGTTCACCACCCGGCGCGAGTTGCGCGGCAGCTACCAAACGCTGTTCGCCCGTGGTCTGGTGCACAAGACCTATCTGGCTCGGGCGGCCGTTGACCCGGGTCTGGCGTTGCCGTGCGTGGTCCGCAGCCGCATTGTCAAGCGCCGCGGACATCTGCAGGCGGTCTGCGAGCCCGGCGTTCCCAACGCCGAGACGCTGGTGGAGCTGATCTCACGCGACGGTCTGTACCGGCTGACGCCGCGCACCGGACGCACCCACCAGCTACGGGTGCACATGGCGTCGCTGGGGGTACCGATCGTGGGTGATCCGCTGTATCCCAACGTGATACCCATGTCCGATCAAGACCTCGGCGACTTCAGCGCGCCGCTGCAGTTGCTGGCACAGCGCATCGAGTTCGACGATCCGCTGACCGGATCACACCGCGAGTTCGTCAGCTGCCGACAGCTAGGAGGAGTTTCACTATGA
- a CDS encoding glycerol-3-phosphate dehydrogenase/oxidase, with the protein MSNPIHLSDSVQTGPAASLGPQQRAVAWKRLGTEQFDVVVIGGGVVGAGCALDAATRGLKVALVEARDLASGTSSRSSKMFHGGLRYLEQLEFGLVREALYERELSLTTLAPHLVKPLPFLFPLTKRWWERPYIAAGIFLYDRLGGAKSVPAQKHFTRASALRLSPGLKRSSLIGGIRYYDTVVDDARHTMTVARTAAHYGAVVRCSTQVVALLREGDRVIGVRVRDSEDGAVTEVRGHVVVNATGVWTDEIQALSKQRGRFQVRASKGVHVVVPRDRIVSDVAMILRTEKSVMFIIPWGSHWIIGTTDTDWNLDLAHPAATKADIDYILGTVNSVLATPLTHADIDGVYAGLRPLLAGESDETSKLSREHAVAVPAAGLVAIAGGKYTTYRVMAADAIDAAVQFIPARVAPSITEKVSLLGADGYFALVNQAEHVGAMQGLHPYRVRHLLDRYGSLISDVLALAAGDPSMLSPIKEAPGYLKVEAAYAVAAEGALHLEDVLARRTRISIEYPHRGVDCAREVAEVIAPVLGWTAADIDREVANYTARVEAEVLSQAQPDDVSADMLRASAPEARAEILEPVPLN; encoded by the coding sequence GTGAGCAACCCGATCCACCTATCGGACAGTGTGCAGACGGGGCCCGCTGCATCGCTGGGACCTCAGCAGCGCGCGGTCGCCTGGAAGCGACTCGGCACCGAGCAATTCGACGTCGTGGTGATCGGCGGCGGCGTGGTGGGGGCCGGATGCGCCCTGGATGCTGCCACCCGTGGCCTGAAGGTGGCGCTGGTCGAAGCGCGGGACTTGGCCTCTGGCACCTCGAGCCGTTCGTCAAAGATGTTCCACGGCGGGTTGCGCTACCTCGAGCAACTGGAGTTCGGGCTGGTGCGTGAGGCGCTCTATGAGCGTGAGCTGTCGTTGACCACGTTGGCGCCACATTTGGTCAAGCCGCTGCCATTCTTGTTCCCGTTGACCAAACGCTGGTGGGAGCGCCCCTACATCGCGGCGGGCATCTTTCTGTACGACCGGCTGGGTGGCGCGAAATCGGTTCCGGCGCAAAAGCACTTTACCCGTGCGAGTGCGCTGCGACTGAGCCCTGGCTTGAAACGCAGCTCGCTGATCGGTGGCATCCGCTACTACGACACCGTGGTCGACGACGCCCGGCACACCATGACGGTCGCGCGCACCGCGGCGCATTACGGCGCGGTCGTTCGGTGTTCCACCCAGGTGGTCGCGTTGCTGCGGGAGGGTGACCGGGTAATCGGCGTGCGCGTCCGCGACTCCGAGGACGGCGCGGTTACCGAGGTCCGCGGCCACGTCGTGGTCAACGCGACCGGGGTCTGGACCGACGAGATTCAGGCGTTGTCCAAGCAGCGCGGGCGCTTCCAGGTACGCGCGTCCAAGGGCGTGCACGTGGTGGTGCCGCGGGACCGGATTGTCAGTGACGTCGCGATGATCCTGCGCACCGAGAAGTCGGTCATGTTCATCATCCCGTGGGGGAGTCACTGGATAATCGGAACCACCGATACCGACTGGAACCTCGACCTGGCTCATCCCGCGGCCACCAAGGCCGACATCGACTACATCCTCGGCACCGTCAACTCGGTGTTGGCCACCCCGTTGACGCACGCCGATATCGACGGGGTGTACGCGGGGCTGCGGCCGCTGCTTGCCGGGGAAAGCGACGAAACCTCCAAGCTGTCCCGGGAACATGCGGTGGCGGTGCCGGCGGCGGGCCTGGTGGCCATCGCCGGGGGCAAGTACACCACCTACCGGGTGATGGCGGCCGACGCGATCGATGCTGCGGTGCAATTCATCCCGGCCCGGGTTGCACCGTCGATCACCGAGAAGGTCAGCCTGCTGGGCGCCGACGGCTATTTTGCCCTGGTCAATCAGGCCGAACACGTCGGCGCCATGCAAGGTCTGCATCCGTACCGGGTGCGCCATCTGCTGGACCGCTACGGTTCGCTGATCAGCGACGTCCTGGCGTTGGCGGCCGGCGATCCCAGCATGTTGAGCCCGATCAAGGAGGCGCCGGGCTACTTGAAGGTGGAAGCCGCCTATGCCGTGGCTGCCGAGGGGGCACTGCATCTCGAGGACGTCCTAGCCCGCAGGACGCGGATTTCCATCGAATACCCACACCGTGGCGTCGATTGCGCACGCGAGGTGGCTGAGGTGATTGCGCCGGTGCTGGGCTGGACCGCCGCGGACATCGACCGCGAGGTTGCCAACTACACTGCGCGCGTCGAGGCTGAGGTGCTGTCGCAGGCCCAGCCCGATGACGTTTCGGCGGACATGTTGCGGGCCAGCGCACCCGAGGCGCGTGCCGAGATCCTCGAGCCGGTGCCTCTGAATTGA
- the nei2 gene encoding endonuclease VIII Nei2, giving the protein MPEGDTVWHTAAILRRHLAGRPLTRCDIRVPRFATVDLTGQVVDEVLSRGKHLFIRVGTASIHSHLKMDGGWKVGNRSVRVDHRTRIILEANQGEEAIRAVGADLGVLEVLDRDNDGTVVAHLGPDLLADDWDPQLAAANLIIAPDRPIAEALLDQRVIAGIGNVYCNELCFVSGLLPTAPVSAIDDPRRLVTRARDMLWANRWRWNRCTTGDTRAGRQLWVYGRAGRGCRRCGTLIAFDNTNERVRYWCPACQHAA; this is encoded by the coding sequence ATGCCCGAGGGTGACACCGTCTGGCACACCGCGGCGATCCTGCGGCGGCATCTGGCCGGTCGCCCATTGACACGGTGCGATATCCGAGTGCCCCGGTTTGCCACCGTCGACCTCACCGGCCAGGTGGTGGACGAGGTGCTCAGTCGGGGCAAGCATCTGTTCATCCGAGTCGGGACGGCCAGCATCCACTCCCATCTGAAGATGGACGGCGGTTGGAAGGTCGGCAACCGGTCGGTTCGGGTGGATCACCGGACGCGAATCATCTTGGAAGCCAACCAAGGAGAGGAGGCTATCCGAGCGGTCGGCGCCGACCTGGGCGTGTTGGAGGTCCTCGACCGGGACAATGACGGTACCGTCGTCGCGCACCTGGGGCCCGACCTGCTAGCCGACGATTGGGACCCGCAGCTTGCAGCCGCCAACCTGATCATTGCCCCCGACCGGCCCATCGCCGAGGCGCTACTCGACCAGCGGGTGATAGCCGGGATCGGCAACGTGTACTGCAACGAATTGTGTTTCGTCAGCGGACTTTTGCCGACCGCACCGGTCAGCGCGATCGACGACCCGCGCCGTCTGGTCACCCGCGCCCGAGACATGCTTTGGGCCAACCGGTGGCGTTGGAACCGCTGCACCACTGGCGATACCCGGGCCGGCAGACAACTGTGGGTCTACGGGCGGGCCGGTCGGGGTTGCCGTCGCTGCGGCACGCTGATCGCCTTCGACAACACCAACGAGCGGGTGCGGTACTGGTGCCCGGCCTGCCAACACGCGGCCTAA